The Chitinophaga flava genome has a segment encoding these proteins:
- a CDS encoding phosphatase PAP2 family protein: MLESILKQDLRLFFHINGQWHNAVLDYILPLAREPYMWAPLYLFLALFITINYGWRGFWWILFFLLCFALADQSSLYIKQAFGRVRPCRDPIVSHYARILVGYCPTSGSFTSNHAANHFALATFCFLTLKSAFGRYTWLFFLWAALVGYAQIYVGVHYPLDVAGGAVLGIFIGLLSGSFFQRRIRLEPEQTS, from the coding sequence ATGCTTGAAAGTATCCTGAAACAGGACCTTCGGTTATTCTTCCATATCAACGGGCAGTGGCACAACGCTGTGCTGGACTATATCCTGCCCCTGGCAAGGGAGCCATATATGTGGGCGCCGCTGTACCTGTTCCTGGCCTTGTTTATCACCATCAACTACGGCTGGAGAGGCTTCTGGTGGATTCTTTTTTTCCTGCTGTGTTTTGCGCTGGCAGACCAGAGCAGCCTGTACATCAAACAGGCATTTGGCCGGGTCAGGCCCTGCCGTGATCCGATTGTGTCACATTATGCACGGATACTGGTGGGGTATTGTCCAACGAGCGGAAGCTTTACCTCCAACCATGCGGCCAATCATTTTGCATTGGCTACGTTTTGTTTCTTAACTTTAAAATCAGCATTTGGCCGGTACACCTGGTTATTTTTTCTGTGGGCGGCCCTGGTAGGTTACGCACAGATATATGTTGGTGTGCATTACCCGCTGGACGTTGCCGGCGGCGCGGTACTGGGCATATTCATAGGGCTGCTGAGTGGAAGTTTCTTTCAACGCCGCATTAGACTGGAGCCTGAACAAACATCATGA
- a CDS encoding LTA synthase family protein translates to MQNFWKNIPRYIRYVVVQTLYLFLLMVLFRVIFYLFFFKSTITSSAVITKAWYLGLKFDLRLTLILVVPIAIMAVITRNRFFTSKVIRNINRTYVFIVFTVLTLLFILDLGHYDYLGIRLDPSILRFLAKGERADNARMVWQSYPVVRGFLGIFVFLYLVFRVQRRTWNRLAAEPPVYLRNWPFTGYVTGLTLLIAAGIYGNFAYFPLRWSQAMFTRDNGVTSLGLNPILYFVSNFSVQGDTYDINLTKKYYPYIAEYLKVDKPDVEKLDYRRTVPGDSTKPKLNVILVMLESTGAAPTSMYNNPMQATPNMKRLADSGILFKNFYVPAISTAKTVFGVTTGLPDITAVKTASRHPKMLDQRIVMDQFKGYERLYLLGGNTNWANIRAVFTNNVEGINIHEEGMYKSGKADVWGISDYDLITEASEIFKASNDQKKPFVAFLQLADNHPPYTTTSGAGDFKKVTEKDIDMEKFKKSGFVSIDQFNALRYEDYNVGHLIDMARKDGYLNNTVFMFFGDHNCILNPYSFMPLPEYELATGGVHVTAFMYSPGHVAPQQVINTPGSLLDIYPTMASMVGMPYNNYTLGTNLLDSTRVNDKYVFVTYLRNQQPYYALIGDRYLYEINMVTAATALYDLQADPTKNIQAQQPDTAKNLDNLTRGFYESTRYLMFNNKK, encoded by the coding sequence ATGCAAAACTTCTGGAAGAATATACCCCGGTATATTCGTTATGTGGTTGTTCAAACACTCTATCTCTTCCTGTTGATGGTGCTGTTCAGGGTTATTTTTTACCTGTTCTTCTTTAAGTCAACCATTACCAGCAGTGCTGTAATTACAAAGGCGTGGTACCTGGGCCTCAAGTTTGATCTCCGGCTGACGTTGATCCTGGTAGTCCCCATCGCCATCATGGCGGTCATTACCCGCAACCGTTTTTTTACCTCGAAGGTTATACGCAATATTAACAGAACCTATGTTTTTATTGTTTTTACTGTTCTTACCTTATTATTTATACTCGACCTGGGACATTACGACTATCTGGGCATACGCCTCGACCCGTCTATCCTGCGTTTCCTGGCTAAAGGTGAGCGGGCCGACAACGCCCGGATGGTATGGCAAAGTTACCCGGTGGTACGTGGCTTCCTGGGTATCTTCGTATTCCTGTACCTCGTATTCCGCGTGCAAAGACGTACCTGGAACCGCCTGGCCGCCGAGCCACCGGTATATCTCCGCAACTGGCCCTTCACCGGCTATGTCACCGGACTTACCCTCCTGATCGCCGCCGGTATCTATGGCAACTTCGCCTATTTCCCGCTGCGCTGGAGCCAGGCCATGTTTACCCGCGATAACGGTGTGACCAGCCTGGGACTCAACCCCATCCTGTATTTTGTCTCCAATTTCTCCGTACAGGGTGATACCTACGATATCAATCTCACTAAAAAATATTATCCGTATATCGCCGAATACCTGAAGGTAGACAAGCCTGATGTGGAAAAACTGGACTACCGCCGCACGGTCCCCGGTGATTCCACCAAACCAAAACTCAATGTCATCCTGGTGATGCTGGAGTCTACAGGCGCTGCCCCTACCAGCATGTACAACAATCCCATGCAGGCCACGCCTAATATGAAACGCCTGGCCGACAGCGGTATACTCTTCAAAAATTTTTACGTGCCGGCCATCAGCACCGCCAAAACTGTTTTTGGTGTGACCACCGGCCTGCCCGACATAACTGCCGTGAAAACGGCCAGCCGTCATCCTAAAATGCTGGACCAGCGTATCGTCATGGACCAGTTCAAAGGATATGAAAGACTGTATCTCCTGGGTGGTAACACCAACTGGGCCAACATACGCGCCGTATTCACCAACAACGTGGAAGGTATCAACATCCACGAAGAAGGGATGTACAAATCCGGCAAAGCCGATGTATGGGGCATCTCCGACTATGACCTGATCACCGAAGCCAGCGAAATATTCAAAGCCAGCAACGACCAGAAAAAACCTTTTGTGGCTTTCCTCCAGCTGGCAGACAACCACCCGCCTTATACCACCACCAGCGGGGCCGGTGATTTCAAAAAAGTGACGGAAAAGGACATCGATATGGAAAAATTCAAAAAATCCGGATTCGTGTCCATCGATCAGTTTAATGCCCTGCGTTATGAAGACTACAACGTGGGCCACCTGATAGACATGGCCCGTAAAGATGGTTACCTCAACAATACCGTCTTTATGTTCTTCGGCGATCACAACTGTATCCTCAATCCGTACTCCTTTATGCCGCTGCCGGAGTATGAACTGGCTACCGGCGGGGTACACGTGACAGCTTTTATGTACAGTCCCGGCCATGTGGCACCTCAACAGGTGATCAATACACCCGGAAGCCTCCTGGATATCTACCCTACCATGGCCAGTATGGTAGGCATGCCTTATAACAACTATACCCTGGGTACCAATCTGTTAGACAGTACCCGGGTAAATGATAAATATGTGTTTGTCACCTATTTGCGTAATCAGCAGCCTTATTACGCGCTCATCGGTGACCGTTACCTGTACGAGATCAATATGGTCACTGCAGCCACTGCACTGTACGACCTGCAGGCCGATCCGACAAAGAATATACAGGCACAACAACCGGACACTGCAAAAAATCTGGATAATTTAACACGCGGCTTCTACGAAAGCACGCGATATTTGATGTTTAATAATAAAAAATAA
- a CDS encoding class I SAM-dependent methyltransferase: MEIDIDKSWFKDWFNSPYYHLLYANRDEQEAAAFIDKLLAYLQPPLHAEMLDVACGKGRHAKYLADKGYDVTGIDLSIESINIAKKMENEHLSFFQHDMRLPFRVNYFDVVFNFFTSFGYFASPRDNNNALRTLANALKPGGKLVLDYLNSPYVEKHLVYDEVKEKDNVVFDIHRELKDHKFLKKINILDKNLMRRLTYAESVNAFNREDFEQMFARQGLVITEIFGDYHFNSYDEERSPRLILVATKP; this comes from the coding sequence ATGGAAATAGATATAGACAAAAGCTGGTTTAAAGATTGGTTCAATTCTCCTTACTATCACCTGTTGTACGCCAACCGGGACGAACAAGAGGCAGCTGCATTCATTGACAAGCTGCTGGCTTATCTCCAGCCCCCTCTGCATGCGGAGATGCTGGATGTGGCCTGTGGTAAGGGCCGTCATGCCAAATACCTGGCAGACAAAGGATACGATGTTACCGGCATAGATCTTTCCATAGAGAGCATTAATATCGCCAAGAAGATGGAAAATGAGCACCTGAGCTTTTTCCAGCACGATATGCGACTGCCTTTCCGTGTCAACTACTTCGATGTGGTGTTCAACTTCTTCACCAGCTTCGGTTATTTTGCCTCCCCGCGCGATAATAACAACGCCCTCCGTACCCTGGCTAATGCGCTGAAGCCCGGTGGCAAACTGGTACTCGATTACCTGAACAGCCCGTATGTGGAAAAACACCTGGTATATGATGAAGTGAAGGAAAAAGATAATGTGGTGTTTGATATCCACCGGGAGTTGAAAGATCATAAATTCCTCAAAAAAATTAATATTCTCGATAAAAACCTGATGAGAAGGCTCACCTATGCTGAGAGCGTCAATGCCTTTAACCGCGAGGATTTTGAGCAGATGTTTGCCAGACAGGGACTTGTTATTACGGAAATTTTCGGAGATTATCATTTTAACAGCTATGACGAAGAGCGTTCGCCACGCCTCATCCTCGTTGCTACAAAACCTTAG
- a CDS encoding ZIP family metal transporter, with translation MNWNYLILILLATFGGGLIPMTIRRINANFTIYLLAFTGAFLFGITIMHLLPEVYHELGHNAGIYVVLGFFLQVFLQQLSHGMEHGHTHLPGENHRHIAVMPLLLGLSIHAFMEGIPLGFQYEDKSALPSLMVGVAAHKVPEALTLITVMMHAHRKKAELWRILIAFALVTPLAAVLAGWMGNRFEIVQHYLLYVVALVIGAFLHISTTIFYESGTKHHELSGKKVMAIAAGLVLAFLTLIFE, from the coding sequence ATGAACTGGAATTATCTTATACTTATATTATTGGCTACGTTTGGCGGTGGGCTGATCCCCATGACGATCAGGCGTATCAATGCCAATTTTACCATTTACCTGCTGGCTTTTACCGGCGCTTTCCTGTTTGGGATCACCATCATGCATCTTCTGCCGGAAGTGTACCATGAGTTGGGACATAATGCCGGCATTTATGTTGTTCTTGGTTTTTTCCTGCAGGTATTCCTTCAGCAGTTATCACATGGTATGGAACATGGACACACCCATTTACCGGGTGAAAACCACCGCCATATCGCGGTAATGCCGTTGCTGCTGGGACTTTCCATCCATGCTTTTATGGAAGGTATCCCGCTGGGATTTCAATATGAAGATAAATCCGCGCTGCCATCTTTAATGGTGGGCGTGGCTGCGCATAAAGTACCGGAAGCATTAACACTGATCACCGTGATGATGCATGCGCATAGGAAAAAGGCAGAGCTGTGGCGTATACTCATCGCTTTTGCCCTCGTTACCCCGCTGGCAGCCGTATTGGCCGGGTGGATGGGCAACCGCTTTGAGATAGTACAACACTACCTGCTGTACGTGGTGGCCCTGGTGATCGGCGCGTTCCTGCACATTTCCACCACTATATTCTATGAAAGCGGCACCAAACACCATGAACTGAGTGGAAAAAAAGTGATGGCCATAGCGGCAGGACTGGTGCTGGCATTTCTTACCCTTATATTTGAATAA
- a CDS encoding sensor histidine kinase, with product MPNFKRILKKRPVVVALHVLGWVCFLFFPFFIYRIQILHKGFFIKELIDNLFLIAIFYLNIYVLIPRFFNRKKIVLYLSTVMLLVVFITIQQAALDYYFFRNLAGRPAMMTLRLDKNHLEESVTRGGFAPFHHRYRLIGEEVSEMASVVAAPAKGDAAVFGMGKPVVSTMPMPPPRLYRIMGEKPSFWEYLLFPEVLRRSGFFALLMLFMSGFIKIAVEWFESEKQREALKVEKLNAELKFLKSQINPHFLFNCLNTIYSLAHKQSGQTEHAILKLSTIMRYMIYESNEAKVQLEQELKYLQDYIDIQRLRLPQDIEIQYTLNGQPASLQIEPMLLVPFVENAFKHGISYAEDSFINIDITIAENMIRLMVRNSLFKERVAERGGIGLQNVLKRLDMLYHGDHEITITESDNQFIVDLKIVLKK from the coding sequence ATGCCTAATTTTAAACGGATACTAAAAAAACGCCCTGTCGTCGTGGCCCTGCATGTGTTGGGATGGGTATGTTTTTTATTCTTTCCTTTCTTCATTTATCGCATACAAATTCTGCACAAAGGATTTTTCATCAAAGAGCTGATTGATAATCTCTTTCTGATTGCTATTTTTTATCTGAACATTTATGTGTTGATTCCTCGTTTTTTCAACCGGAAAAAAATAGTACTCTATCTTTCCACGGTGATGTTGCTCGTGGTGTTTATCACGATACAACAGGCAGCGCTTGATTATTATTTCTTCAGAAATCTGGCGGGCCGCCCTGCGATGATGACATTGCGCCTGGATAAAAATCATCTGGAAGAAAGTGTAACAAGAGGAGGCTTTGCACCGTTTCACCATCGGTACCGGTTAATAGGAGAGGAGGTGTCGGAGATGGCTTCGGTGGTTGCTGCGCCGGCAAAAGGAGATGCAGCTGTTTTTGGAATGGGCAAGCCGGTGGTATCTACGATGCCAATGCCGCCGCCGCGCTTATACCGTATAATGGGAGAGAAACCTTCTTTCTGGGAATACCTGCTGTTCCCGGAAGTGCTCCGCCGATCCGGCTTTTTTGCACTGCTGATGTTGTTTATGAGCGGTTTTATTAAGATAGCGGTGGAGTGGTTTGAAAGTGAAAAACAGCGGGAAGCGTTGAAAGTAGAAAAACTGAATGCAGAACTGAAATTTCTGAAGTCGCAGATTAATCCACATTTCCTTTTCAACTGTCTGAATACGATCTATTCGCTGGCACATAAACAATCCGGGCAAACGGAACATGCTATCCTGAAGTTATCAACCATCATGCGATATATGATCTATGAATCCAATGAAGCGAAAGTACAGCTGGAACAGGAACTAAAATACCTACAGGACTACATTGACATACAGCGGCTGCGGCTGCCACAGGATATAGAGATCCAATATACCTTAAACGGCCAGCCTGCCAGCCTTCAGATAGAGCCCATGCTACTGGTCCCTTTCGTGGAAAACGCCTTTAAACACGGTATCAGTTACGCGGAAGACTCCTTCATCAACATCGATATTACGATCGCCGAAAATATGATCAGATTAATGGTCAGAAACAGCCTCTTTAAAGAAAGGGTGGCTGAAAGAGGAGGTATTGGATTGCAGAATGTGTTGAAGCGGCTGGACATGCTTTATCACGGTGACCATGAAATCACTATCACGGAATCAGACAACCAGTTTATTGTGGATCTTAAAATAGTATTGAAAAAATGA
- a CDS encoding cysteine desulfurase family protein, translating to MERIYFDNAATTSLDPVVLDAMLPYMTEKFGNPSSIYSYGRESRLGIENARKSVAKTLNAHPGEIFFTSGGTESSNTAINAAVKDLGCKHIISSPIEHHATLHTVEYLHHHDGVALSFVKILPSGHIDMDHLRELLQGSKEKCLVTLMHANNEIGNLLDLHAVGTLCKEFDAIFHSDTVQTVGHYPFDLRNTPVHFITGAGHKFHGPKGVGILYINENVKITPFIQGGSQERNMRAGTENLYGIIGFAKALELATEHCEEHRQYINDLRQYMAAELEKNIPGVAFNGDLHGRSLYTVLNVSFPKSEKSEMILFNLDINGICASGGSACTSGANAGSHVIRAINSNPNQIAVRFSFSKNNTRTEIDKVITKLKELI from the coding sequence TTGGAAAGAATTTATTTTGACAACGCAGCAACTACCTCCCTGGACCCGGTGGTATTAGATGCCATGCTGCCGTATATGACTGAAAAATTCGGTAACCCATCCTCCATCTATTCTTATGGTAGAGAATCCAGGCTGGGCATCGAAAATGCACGTAAATCCGTAGCAAAGACCCTCAATGCGCACCCGGGAGAAATATTCTTTACCTCCGGCGGCACAGAGAGCAGCAATACGGCCATCAACGCGGCAGTGAAGGACCTGGGATGCAAACACATCATCTCTTCGCCCATTGAGCACCACGCCACCCTGCATACTGTAGAGTACCTGCACCATCACGACGGTGTGGCCCTGTCATTTGTCAAAATATTGCCATCCGGCCATATTGACATGGACCATCTCCGTGAACTGCTGCAAGGCTCCAAGGAAAAATGCCTGGTGACACTGATGCACGCCAACAATGAAATCGGCAACCTGCTCGATTTACACGCAGTAGGTACCCTCTGCAAAGAGTTTGACGCCATCTTCCATTCAGATACCGTACAAACTGTAGGTCACTATCCTTTTGACCTCCGTAATACGCCGGTACACTTCATCACCGGCGCGGGTCACAAGTTTCACGGTCCTAAAGGTGTAGGTATCCTGTACATCAATGAAAACGTGAAAATCACGCCTTTCATCCAGGGCGGCAGCCAGGAACGCAATATGCGCGCCGGTACCGAAAACCTGTACGGCATCATCGGTTTCGCCAAAGCACTGGAACTGGCCACAGAACACTGCGAAGAGCATCGTCAGTATATCAACGACCTGCGTCAGTATATGGCTGCAGAACTGGAGAAAAACATTCCGGGCGTAGCCTTCAACGGCGACCTGCACGGACGCAGCCTGTACACCGTGCTGAACGTGTCTTTCCCTAAATCGGAAAAGAGCGAGATGATCCTGTTCAACCTGGACATCAACGGTATCTGTGCCTCCGGTGGCAGTGCCTGTACCTCCGGTGCCAACGCCGGCTCCCACGTGATCAGAGCCATCAACAGCAATCCTAACCAGATCGCGGTACGTTTCTCCTTCTCTAAAAACAATACCAGAACAGAAATAGACAAGGTGATCACAAAACTGAAAGAACTGATCTGA
- a CDS encoding Kelch repeat-containing protein, translating into MRYLKGYSLLLVASLMACSKSSTTTDKIGNWIKRSEFEGVGRSAAASFVIDNKAYVGTGYDGENRLQDFWVYDVDLNQWTQKAALPGVGRSGAVGMAMAGKGYVGTGYDGLNKLSDFYQYDPASNTWARKADFAGTARYGAVSFALNDKGYIATGYDGNWLKDNWRYDPASNAWTQVQSLTSGKRQDGNAFVIGNKAYVCMGTANGTYVSDFYAFDGGTETWTALRAIDNVSDQSYDDNYNFKGSGAAAFAMRGLGYIATGTKTGLSTAVWEYNPGTDLWVQKTDFEGAARNGATGFTVKDRGFVVLGTSSSQPFDNMFEFDPTAPYNQYD; encoded by the coding sequence ATGCGTTATTTAAAAGGTTACAGTTTATTATTGGTCGCTTCCCTGATGGCCTGTTCCAAGAGTTCCACCACTACAGATAAAATAGGCAACTGGATCAAACGTTCCGAATTTGAAGGAGTGGGCAGGAGCGCTGCTGCGTCTTTTGTGATAGATAACAAAGCCTATGTAGGTACCGGCTATGACGGTGAAAACAGACTGCAGGATTTCTGGGTATATGATGTAGACCTGAACCAGTGGACACAGAAAGCAGCATTGCCTGGTGTGGGCCGCAGCGGAGCCGTAGGAATGGCTATGGCAGGAAAAGGTTATGTAGGCACCGGTTATGATGGTCTCAACAAACTCAGTGATTTTTATCAGTATGATCCTGCATCCAATACCTGGGCCCGTAAAGCTGATTTTGCCGGCACTGCCAGATATGGTGCCGTAAGTTTTGCGCTGAATGACAAAGGATATATCGCTACAGGTTATGATGGCAACTGGTTAAAAGATAACTGGCGTTATGATCCTGCTTCCAATGCCTGGACACAGGTACAAAGCCTCACCAGCGGTAAAAGACAGGATGGCAACGCCTTTGTGATCGGTAACAAGGCTTATGTGTGTATGGGTACGGCTAATGGCACTTATGTATCCGATTTCTATGCTTTCGATGGTGGAACTGAAACATGGACAGCCCTGCGTGCTATTGATAACGTGTCTGACCAGAGTTACGATGATAATTACAATTTTAAAGGAAGTGGTGCTGCTGCGTTTGCCATGCGCGGACTGGGATACATCGCAACCGGTACCAAAACGGGCCTGTCTACTGCTGTGTGGGAGTACAATCCCGGTACTGATCTGTGGGTACAGAAAACAGATTTTGAAGGAGCTGCCCGCAATGGTGCTACCGGCTTTACTGTAAAAGATCGCGGTTTTGTGGTACTGGGTACCAGTTCCAGCCAGCCGTTCGATAATATGTTTGAATTTGATCCTACAGCGCCATATAACCAGTATGACTAA
- a CDS encoding LytR/AlgR family response regulator transcription factor, producing the protein MIKCIAVDDEPLALEILEDYIRKVPFLSLAGKFENAATALRFIQEEPVDLVFLDIKMPDITGIQFLKSLKYPPMVVFTTAYGEYALDGFNLDVVDYLLKPVPFERFLKAAAKASEAFSANQQKTTQLDPAWTNDYIFIKTEYKIIKINLEDILFIEALKDYTKIYTPNLPVLTLRSLKSFETRLPADKFIRVHRSYLVSLSKINSVEKNTVMIANQSIPISDGYRERFYDVINRNS; encoded by the coding sequence ATGATAAAGTGTATTGCTGTGGATGATGAGCCGCTGGCACTGGAAATCCTGGAGGACTATATCCGTAAGGTACCCTTTCTTAGCCTGGCCGGTAAATTCGAAAACGCGGCTACCGCCCTGCGCTTTATCCAGGAAGAACCGGTAGACCTGGTATTCCTGGACATCAAAATGCCCGATATTACAGGCATACAATTCCTGAAATCCCTGAAATATCCGCCCATGGTAGTTTTTACAACCGCCTACGGCGAATATGCCCTCGATGGCTTTAACCTCGATGTGGTAGACTACCTGCTGAAGCCCGTGCCCTTTGAACGATTCCTCAAAGCCGCCGCTAAAGCCAGTGAAGCCTTCTCGGCCAATCAGCAGAAAACAACCCAGCTGGACCCTGCCTGGACCAACGACTACATCTTCATCAAAACGGAATACAAAATCATCAAGATCAATCTTGAAGATATTCTTTTCATCGAAGCATTGAAAGACTATACGAAAATCTATACTCCCAATCTCCCTGTGCTCACCCTGCGCAGTCTCAAATCATTTGAAACCCGTCTTCCGGCAGATAAATTCATCCGGGTACACCGCTCTTACCTGGTGTCGCTCAGTAAAATCAACTCTGTGGAGAAAAACACCGTCATGATTGCCAATCAGTCTATTCCCATCAGCGATGGCTACCGCGAACGCTTTTATGACGTGATCAACAGAAACTCCTGA
- a CDS encoding DUF4907 domain-containing protein, whose product MTKRKLFILAGAAVLLLLLIVARYRKPASAQQDGMVQLTVVPFEIKGGWGYKVMMDNKPYIYQDVIPGVAGNRAFHSKEDAQRVGNLVLEKMMQHKLPAVTLAELTEMQVAGIQ is encoded by the coding sequence ATGACTAAACGAAAATTATTTATCCTGGCAGGAGCAGCAGTATTACTATTGCTGCTGATAGTTGCCAGGTATCGTAAACCGGCGTCTGCACAGCAAGACGGCATGGTGCAACTAACAGTGGTGCCTTTCGAAATAAAGGGTGGATGGGGATATAAAGTGATGATGGATAACAAGCCTTATATCTATCAGGATGTTATTCCGGGTGTTGCGGGCAATCGTGCTTTTCATTCGAAAGAAGATGCACAAAGGGTAGGTAACCTGGTGCTGGAAAAAATGATGCAACACAAATTACCAGCTGTTACGCTGGCTGAATTAACAGAAATGCAAGTGGCCGGTATACAATAA
- the glmM gene encoding phosphoglucosamine mutase translates to MALIKSISGIRGTIGGKPGEGLSPLDVVKFTAAYGTWLSRQTENRKVVIGRDGRISGEMVKNLVVSTLNALGIDVVDLGLSTTPTVEIAVKMENAAGGIILTASHNPKEWNALKLLNAEGEFISGADGAELLDIAEREDFNFVDVNKLGSYTQDDSYLQKHVDLVVNYPLVDVAAIKERNFKIVVDAVNSTGALFVPPLLKALGVEDVQVLFEEVNGKFSHNPEPLAENLTALSNEVDKSNADLGIAVDPDVDRLCFVCEDGSMFGEEYTLVAVADYVLSKRKGNTVSNMSSTQALKDITLKHGGEYTPSAVGEVNVVKKMKDTQAVIGGEGNGGIIVPDLHYGRDALIGIGLFLSHLAQSKKTIKALRNSYPDYFISKNKIELDKGVDVKTIFEKIKGKYKNQPLNTEDGLKIEFDKDWVHLRTSNTEPIIRIYAESQNETTADNIAKRIMQDIKEFM, encoded by the coding sequence GTGGCACTGATCAAATCAATATCCGGCATTCGCGGAACCATTGGCGGCAAGCCCGGCGAAGGACTCTCTCCCCTCGATGTAGTGAAGTTCACAGCAGCTTACGGTACCTGGCTCTCCCGCCAGACCGAGAACCGCAAAGTGGTAATCGGCCGTGATGGCCGTATTTCCGGCGAAATGGTGAAAAACCTGGTAGTTTCCACACTGAATGCCCTGGGAATCGACGTAGTTGATCTGGGCTTGTCTACCACACCCACTGTGGAAATTGCCGTTAAAATGGAAAATGCTGCGGGCGGTATCATCCTCACTGCCAGCCATAATCCAAAAGAGTGGAACGCCCTTAAACTGCTGAATGCAGAAGGGGAATTCATTTCCGGCGCAGACGGCGCTGAGCTGCTCGATATCGCCGAACGCGAAGACTTTAACTTCGTGGATGTGAATAAACTCGGCTCCTACACCCAGGACGATTCTTATCTCCAGAAACATGTAGACCTGGTAGTGAACTATCCTCTGGTGGATGTGGCCGCTATTAAAGAGCGTAACTTCAAAATCGTAGTGGACGCGGTTAACTCTACCGGCGCCCTGTTTGTACCACCACTGCTCAAAGCACTGGGCGTGGAAGACGTACAGGTACTGTTCGAGGAAGTGAATGGTAAATTCAGCCACAACCCTGAACCACTGGCCGAAAACCTGACTGCGTTATCCAATGAAGTAGACAAATCCAATGCAGATCTGGGCATCGCCGTAGATCCGGATGTGGACCGTCTCTGCTTCGTTTGTGAAGATGGCAGCATGTTTGGTGAAGAATATACCCTGGTGGCCGTTGCGGACTATGTGCTCAGCAAACGCAAAGGCAACACGGTTTCCAATATGTCTTCCACCCAGGCATTAAAAGATATCACGCTGAAACACGGTGGCGAATACACGCCGTCTGCCGTAGGAGAAGTAAACGTGGTAAAGAAAATGAAAGACACCCAGGCTGTCATCGGCGGCGAAGGTAACGGTGGTATCATCGTTCCGGACCTGCACTATGGCCGTGATGCACTGATCGGCATCGGTCTTTTCCTGAGCCACCTGGCACAGAGCAAAAAAACCATCAAAGCGCTGCGTAACAGCTACCCCGATTACTTCATCTCCAAAAACAAAATCGAGCTGGACAAAGGAGTAGATGTAAAAACCATCTTCGAAAAAATCAAAGGCAAATACAAAAATCAACCGTTAAACACGGAAGATGGCCTGAAGATCGAGTTCGACAAAGACTGGGTACACCTGCGCACCTCCAATACAGAGCCTATTATCCGTATTTACGCTGAAAGTCAGAATGAAACAACAGCTGACAATATCGCGAAACGGATCATGCAGGACATCAAGGAGTTTATGTAA